Proteins from one Halovivax limisalsi genomic window:
- a CDS encoding tRNA(Ile)(2)-agmatinylcytidine synthase yields the protein MTIVGLDDTDSRENGMCTTYVGARLAERLRDVGTVDRLLLVRLNPAVEYKTRGNAAVAVQTSVEPERAFELAAELIDSLALASEPNTNPGVVVAPHRVHPDGVETDGTGPAADRSIPDDVSAWTVQAIRGHCTIADAERRIESAGYRQDARGNGRGRIGALAAVGAQATLAEWTYERIAYRTKSRRGTDRSVDAESVFDAANAAYPTVWDTVDRGSGELVCVPRTPGPVLVGIRGDDPAAVDRVLDRIEAEPVAASERFLTNQGTDVHLREGRLGALEDGRAYRVDGVVDGDPETRRGGHVFVPIVDQHGENRTECAAFEPTKRFRDRVRALRPGDRVTVCGERSRGTIKLEKFAVRELESRELVTPTCPSCDRTMESAGRDQGYRCRDCGTSADGRERVPIDRALESGWYEVPPRARRHVAKPLVRGGFDGPTHPER from the coding sequence ATGACCATCGTCGGGCTCGACGACACGGATTCCCGCGAGAACGGGATGTGTACCACGTACGTGGGCGCCCGACTCGCCGAGCGGCTCCGGGACGTCGGAACGGTCGACCGCCTCCTGCTCGTCAGGCTCAATCCGGCCGTCGAGTACAAGACGCGGGGCAACGCCGCGGTCGCCGTCCAGACGTCCGTCGAGCCCGAACGCGCGTTCGAGCTCGCCGCGGAACTGATCGACTCGCTCGCGCTCGCGTCGGAGCCGAACACGAACCCCGGCGTCGTCGTCGCCCCGCACCGCGTGCACCCGGACGGCGTCGAGACGGACGGGACCGGACCAGCGGCCGACCGATCGATCCCGGACGACGTGAGCGCCTGGACCGTGCAGGCGATCCGAGGCCACTGTACGATCGCCGACGCCGAGCGACGGATCGAGTCGGCGGGCTACCGACAGGACGCGAGGGGAAACGGCCGCGGGCGCATCGGCGCGCTCGCCGCCGTCGGAGCACAGGCCACCCTCGCCGAGTGGACGTACGAGCGCATCGCCTACCGGACAAAATCGCGCCGGGGGACCGATCGGTCGGTCGACGCGGAGTCCGTGTTCGACGCCGCGAACGCGGCGTACCCGACCGTCTGGGACACCGTCGACCGCGGCAGCGGCGAACTGGTGTGCGTCCCGCGAACGCCCGGCCCGGTCCTGGTCGGGATTCGCGGGGACGATCCCGCCGCGGTCGATCGGGTTCTCGACCGCATCGAGGCCGAGCCGGTCGCGGCGAGCGAGCGGTTCCTGACGAACCAGGGGACCGACGTCCACCTCCGCGAGGGGCGACTCGGGGCGCTCGAAGACGGCCGCGCCTATCGCGTCGACGGCGTCGTCGACGGCGACCCGGAGACGCGCCGCGGCGGGCACGTCTTCGTTCCGATCGTCGACCAGCACGGCGAGAATCGAACCGAGTGCGCGGCGTTCGAACCGACGAAGCGATTCCGCGACCGGGTGCGGGCGCTCCGGCCCGGCGACCGCGTCACCGTCTGCGGCGAGCGATCGCGGGGGACGATCAAGCTGGAGAAGTTCGCCGTTCGCGAACTCGAATCCCGCGAGCTGGTGACCCCGACGTGTCCGTCCTGCGATCGGACAATGGAGAGCGCCGGCCGCGACCAGGGCTATCGCTGTCGCGACTGCGGGACGAGCGCCGACGGACGCGAGCGGGTCCCGATCGACCGGGCGCTCGAGTCCGGCTGGTACGAAGTGCCCCCGCGCGCCAGGCGACACGTCGCCAAACCGCTCGTCCGCGGCGGGTTCGACGGTCCCACGCATCCCGAACGGTGA
- a CDS encoding glutathione S-transferase N-terminal domain-containing protein has translation MSDITFYELPGCPFCANVRSKLDELGLDYETVEVPAAHHERTRVRDVSGQTGVPVITDEAHGVEGMAESDEIVAYLEETYEKA, from the coding sequence ATGTCCGACATCACGTTCTACGAACTCCCGGGCTGTCCCTTCTGTGCGAACGTCCGCTCGAAACTCGACGAACTCGGGCTCGACTACGAGACGGTCGAAGTTCCTGCGGCCCACCACGAACGCACTCGCGTGCGGGACGTGAGCGGACAGACCGGCGTTCCGGTCATCACGGACGAGGCCCACGGCGTCGAGGGGATGGCCGAGAGCGACGAGATCGTCGCCTACCTGGAGGAGACGTACGAGAAGGCCTGA
- a CDS encoding NCS2 family permease, with translation MSTGSTDGDGLGARIADYFDFAEYGTNLKTETIAGVTTFLAMAYIIVVNPSIIAPAIIGEYPPIEPGTTTTINGEIFTYGEVVQMLTVVTILASVIAILVMALYANRPFGLAPGMGLNAFFTFTVVLLLGVPWQVALAAVFVEGIVFIVLTAVGARRYIIELFPEPVKFAVGAGIGVFLLFLGFQEIQVVTGDPETLVTLGNVLESPVAAAGLAGLLLTLLLYARGVTGSIVIGILLTAAGAWLATIAGFVERGTITPSEGDVVTSVQYDFTPLVYEFVDGLGMITEDPLVFLLVVFTFFFVDFFDTAGTLIGVSQIGDFLDEDGNLPDIDEPLMADAVGTTAGAVMGTSTVTTYIESSTGVEEGGRTGFTALVVGVLFALSLVLVPVVTAIPTFATYIALVVVGIIMLQGVADIDWQDPSWAIAAGLTITIMPLTASIANGLAAGIISYPFIKLATGERRDVSAGQWVLAVAFIVYFAVYFSVQAGDFAF, from the coding sequence ATGTCAACAGGGTCGACGGACGGGGACGGACTCGGGGCGCGCATCGCCGACTACTTCGATTTCGCGGAGTACGGAACCAATCTCAAAACGGAGACCATCGCCGGCGTGACGACGTTCCTGGCGATGGCGTACATCATCGTCGTGAACCCGTCGATCATCGCGCCGGCGATCATCGGGGAGTATCCCCCGATCGAACCGGGGACGACGACGACCATCAACGGGGAGATCTTCACCTACGGCGAGGTGGTGCAGATGCTCACCGTCGTGACGATACTCGCGTCGGTGATCGCCATCCTCGTGATGGCGCTGTACGCCAACCGGCCGTTCGGCCTGGCGCCGGGGATGGGGCTGAACGCCTTCTTCACGTTCACCGTCGTCCTCTTGCTGGGCGTCCCGTGGCAGGTCGCGCTGGCCGCGGTGTTCGTCGAGGGGATCGTCTTCATCGTCCTCACTGCCGTCGGCGCCCGTCGGTACATCATCGAACTGTTCCCCGAACCCGTGAAGTTCGCCGTCGGTGCCGGGATCGGTGTCTTCCTCCTCTTCCTCGGATTCCAGGAGATACAGGTGGTCACCGGTGATCCCGAGACGCTCGTCACGCTCGGGAACGTCCTCGAATCGCCGGTCGCCGCGGCCGGCCTCGCCGGACTCCTCCTGACGCTCCTGCTGTACGCCCGGGGCGTCACCGGCTCGATCGTCATCGGGATCCTGCTGACCGCCGCCGGCGCCTGGCTCGCGACCATCGCCGGATTCGTCGAGCGCGGGACGATCACGCCGAGCGAGGGAGACGTCGTGACGAGCGTCCAGTACGACTTCACGCCGCTGGTCTACGAATTCGTCGACGGACTCGGCATGATCACGGAAGACCCGCTCGTCTTCCTGCTGGTCGTGTTCACGTTCTTCTTCGTCGACTTCTTCGACACCGCCGGGACGCTCATCGGCGTCTCCCAGATCGGTGACTTCCTCGACGAGGACGGAAATCTGCCGGATATCGACGAGCCGCTAATGGCCGACGCCGTCGGCACGACCGCCGGCGCCGTGATGGGCACCTCGACGGTGACGACGTACATCGAGTCCTCGACCGGCGTCGAGGAAGGCGGGCGAACCGGCTTCACCGCGCTCGTCGTCGGCGTGCTGTTCGCCCTCTCGCTCGTCCTTGTCCCCGTCGTGACGGCGATTCCGACCTTCGCCACCTACATCGCGCTCGTCGTCGTCGGGATCATCATGCTCCAGGGCGTCGCCGACATCGACTGGCAGGACCCGTCGTGGGCGATCGCCGCGGGACTCACCATCACGATCATGCCGCTCACCGCGTCGATCGCGAACGGCCTCGCCGCCGGAATCATCAGCTACCCGTTCATCAAGCTCGCCACGGGCGAACGCCGGGACGTCTCGGCCGGGCAGTGGGTCCTCGCGGTCGCGTTCATCGTCTACTTCGCCGTCTACTTCAGCGTCCAGGCCGGGGACTTCGCCTTCTAA
- a CDS encoding phosphatase PAP2 family protein — MSRGIGVTEAIRAVLPEWSTPLFELAALPGDLPVVAGVLAAVVLVDVRDALSDGGNSPLREPSRDARTTDRGARESAVGRRSLLRPRTAFVVGVVTGGLALTLILKTVLGLPRPPPALQATVRDGYGFPSGHAMAATILWGALAYWCDRPRPRTRAILASLLVSTVALSRLALGVHFLVDVLASVAVGLGYLGVARTALAADPRRSMGLAAVLGTIALVITGATTDGLLAFVGTIGAAAGWWLTTRPSVGRVLAASGR; from the coding sequence ATGAGCCGAGGAATCGGCGTCACCGAGGCGATCAGAGCCGTCCTGCCCGAGTGGTCGACTCCGCTGTTCGAACTGGCCGCGCTCCCGGGCGACCTCCCCGTCGTCGCCGGCGTCCTCGCCGCGGTCGTCCTCGTGGATGTCCGCGATGCGCTCTCCGACGGGGGCAATTCTCCTCTCCGCGAACCCTCCCGGGATGCTCGAACGACCGATCGCGGGGCTCGCGAATCCGCGGTCGGTCGCCGTTCGCTCCTGCGGCCGCGGACGGCGTTCGTCGTCGGCGTCGTCACCGGCGGGCTCGCGCTGACGCTGATCCTCAAGACCGTTCTCGGTCTTCCCCGCCCGCCGCCGGCTTTGCAGGCGACGGTCCGCGACGGGTACGGCTTTCCGAGCGGGCACGCGATGGCCGCGACGATCCTCTGGGGGGCGCTCGCGTACTGGTGCGATCGACCGCGACCGCGGACCCGGGCGATCCTGGCGTCGCTGCTCGTCTCGACCGTCGCGCTCTCCCGGCTCGCCCTCGGCGTCCACTTTCTGGTCGACGTCCTCGCCTCCGTCGCGGTTGGGCTCGGCTATCTGGGCGTCGCGCGAACCGCCCTCGCGGCTGATCCGCGCCGTTCGATGGGTCTCGCGGCGGTTCTGGGTACGATCGCGCTCGTGATCACGGGCGCGACGACGGACGGACTCCTCGCGTTCGTCGGCACCA
- a CDS encoding aldo/keto reductase, whose protein sequence is MTDPETTGRMQATGWPTDPALGIGTYGVEPDAATQAVTTALEYGYRHVDTAEMYGTETAVRRAIDRASVDREAVFVATKLHSRHLDSDDVIDHARACRDRLGVDAIDLLYVHWPIRTYDPEATLSAFSALHERGTIRHVGLSNFTPELLEDALDRLDAPLLAHQIECHPLLQQERLRALADRHGHTVVAYSPLAKGAVTDVPELQSIAAAYDATPAQISLAWLRAKGVVPIPKSTTPAHVRENLDARSIALDPADVARIDAIDRTERVVDVPEAPWNAD, encoded by the coding sequence ATGACCGATCCCGAAACGACGGGTAGGATGCAGGCTACCGGCTGGCCGACCGATCCGGCTCTCGGCATCGGAACCTACGGCGTCGAGCCGGACGCCGCTACGCAGGCGGTGACGACCGCACTCGAATACGGCTACCGACACGTCGACACGGCCGAAATGTACGGCACGGAGACCGCGGTGAGACGGGCCATCGACCGGGCGTCGGTCGATCGCGAGGCGGTGTTCGTCGCGACCAAGCTCCACTCGCGCCACCTCGACTCCGACGACGTCATCGACCACGCCCGGGCGTGTCGCGACCGCCTCGGCGTCGACGCGATCGACCTCCTCTACGTCCACTGGCCCATCCGAACGTACGATCCCGAGGCGACGCTTTCCGCCTTCTCGGCGCTCCATGAACGGGGGACGATCCGCCACGTCGGCCTCTCGAACTTCACACCCGAACTGCTCGAAGACGCGCTCGATCGGCTCGACGCACCCCTCCTCGCCCACCAGATCGAGTGCCACCCACTCCTCCAGCAAGAGCGCCTCCGGGCACTGGCCGACCGGCACGGCCACACCGTCGTCGCCTACTCGCCGCTCGCGAAGGGTGCGGTCACGGACGTCCCTGAACTCCAGTCGATCGCCGCGGCCTACGACGCCACCCCCGCACAGATCTCGCTCGCCTGGCTCCGCGCGAAGGGCGTCGTCCCGATCCCGAAATCGACGACTCCGGCCCACGTCCGCGAGAATCTCGACGCCCGATCGATCGCCCTCGACCCGGCGGACGTCGCCCGGATCGACGCGATCGATCGGACCGAACGCGTGGTCGACGTTCCCGAGGCGCCGTGGAACGCCGACTGA
- a CDS encoding efflux RND transporter permease subunit, whose translation MTGSRSARYAAWIVENRLLVLVTVLLCTAAIGAGAVFGAEPAGDADEFAVETESTAALDRIDATYRSENAIVTQLVVRSDDGDVLTRDSLLESLRLQRELSERPTVNETLTDRRFQGIENVVATAAAMEDRSGGGGSGEVDAAGRTPTLDQQIRALERRSPAAVESLLADVLASDAPTGNDSGSTGNDPVSSGNASDSAGNAIGDPYAFLPTSYEPGSTRSESRITFAFHTDATGADGEALAHDAQFEIESAFEERFAGGFVFGAGIVDAASANAVGDSFAIITPVALALVLAILAVAYRDLVDVVLSLVGIVIVLCWFAGIQGWLAIPGGSMLVAIPFLLVGLSIDYSLHVVMRYREARSGSLERTTDERTDDGRESPANGMRIGLTGVVLALVAATISTGVGFLANALSPLPAIEHFAILSAAGIVATFVAFGVFLPALKVTVDDLLERRFGRSRRQPPLGTDGSAGDRALSAVSVLARRAPVAVVVLAVLVAAFGATAATDLDTEFDRTDFLPEDPPEWTASLPDPLEPDTYTVREEVAYLSSNFQDRRSGSQVQFLIRGNVTDPALFDGIESAATAVGGDTGVSGGAGIDGGSSASDSLRSAETIDVRADGSVAMEGPSTFVASVASENETVAAALHERDTEGDGLPDADVAGLYALVFEAAPERASSVLHRTADGSYESARLTLSVRSDASVQAVTADAEAFAAAIERAAAESSETGVPVTRESGDSSAASRDRATGSAASPISVVATGGPVVTAAVQDALLETFVRAFAVTVVVVLVLLTVLYWVRHRSLALGVLTLVPVVAALASLLGAMALLSVPFNTETVVMTSLAIGLGVDYSIHVGERFVWEVAARRDAAVRGSEERARRRNETDRRPGVDRSAGQSSDDVVEESVRATVQGTGGALLGSAATTAAGFGVLALALSPPLQRFGLVTGLSIVLAFVASLTVLPSLLVLRERVLDRWYR comes from the coding sequence ATGACCGGCTCGCGATCGGCTCGGTACGCGGCCTGGATCGTCGAGAACCGTCTTCTCGTCCTGGTGACCGTGTTGCTCTGTACGGCGGCGATCGGTGCTGGAGCAGTGTTCGGTGCGGAGCCCGCGGGCGACGCCGACGAGTTCGCCGTCGAGACGGAGTCGACCGCGGCGCTCGACCGGATCGACGCGACGTACCGGTCCGAGAACGCGATCGTCACGCAACTCGTGGTTCGATCGGACGACGGTGACGTGTTGACGCGGGATTCGCTACTCGAGAGTCTGCGGCTGCAGCGCGAGCTCTCCGAGCGGCCGACGGTGAACGAGACGCTCACCGATCGGCGGTTCCAGGGCATCGAGAACGTCGTCGCCACCGCCGCCGCGATGGAGGATCGCTCCGGTGGCGGCGGTTCCGGTGAGGTCGACGCAGCCGGTCGGACGCCGACGCTCGACCAACAGATTCGGGCGCTCGAACGGCGGTCGCCGGCGGCCGTCGAATCCCTCCTCGCGGACGTCCTCGCCTCCGACGCGCCGACCGGGAATGACTCCGGATCAACGGGGAACGACCCCGTATCGAGCGGAAACGCGTCGGACTCGGCCGGGAACGCGATCGGCGATCCGTACGCCTTCCTCCCGACGTCGTACGAGCCCGGATCGACCAGGTCGGAGTCGCGGATTACGTTCGCGTTTCACACCGACGCGACCGGCGCCGACGGCGAGGCGCTGGCTCACGACGCCCAGTTCGAGATCGAGTCTGCGTTCGAGGAGCGGTTCGCGGGCGGCTTCGTTTTCGGGGCCGGCATCGTCGACGCCGCCAGCGCGAACGCCGTCGGGGACAGCTTCGCGATCATCACGCCCGTCGCGCTGGCTCTCGTCCTCGCTATCCTCGCGGTCGCCTATCGCGACCTCGTCGACGTGGTGCTCTCGCTGGTCGGGATCGTGATCGTGCTTTGCTGGTTCGCGGGGATCCAGGGGTGGCTCGCGATTCCCGGCGGCTCGATGCTCGTCGCGATCCCGTTCTTGCTCGTCGGGCTCTCGATCGATTACTCCCTGCACGTGGTGATGCGCTATCGGGAGGCCAGGTCGGGCTCGCTGGAACGCACCACGGACGAGCGGACCGACGACGGTCGCGAGTCGCCCGCGAACGGGATGCGAATCGGTCTCACGGGGGTGGTCCTCGCGCTGGTGGCGGCGACGATCTCGACCGGGGTCGGCTTCCTCGCGAACGCGCTCAGCCCGTTGCCGGCGATCGAGCACTTCGCGATTTTGAGCGCGGCGGGCATCGTCGCGACGTTCGTCGCGTTCGGCGTCTTCCTGCCCGCGCTGAAGGTGACCGTCGACGACCTACTCGAGCGCCGATTCGGTCGCTCTCGACGGCAGCCGCCGCTCGGGACGGACGGATCCGCCGGCGACCGCGCTCTCTCCGCGGTGAGCGTACTCGCTCGGAGGGCCCCCGTCGCCGTCGTCGTCCTCGCCGTCCTCGTCGCCGCGTTCGGGGCCACAGCGGCGACTGACCTCGACACCGAGTTCGATCGCACGGATTTCCTCCCCGAGGATCCACCCGAGTGGACGGCGTCGCTCCCGGACCCGCTGGAGCCGGATACCTACACCGTTCGCGAGGAAGTCGCTTATCTCAGTAGCAACTTTCAGGACCGGCGTTCGGGCTCGCAGGTGCAGTTCCTGATACGCGGAAACGTGACGGATCCTGCGCTGTTCGACGGGATCGAATCCGCGGCAACTGCGGTCGGTGGCGACACCGGCGTCAGTGGCGGTGCTGGTATCGACGGCGGGTCGAGCGCGTCGGATTCGCTCCGCTCGGCGGAGACGATCGACGTCCGCGCGGACGGATCGGTGGCGATGGAAGGTCCTTCCACGTTCGTCGCGTCCGTCGCGTCGGAAAACGAAACCGTCGCAGCGGCCCTTCACGAACGGGACACGGAGGGTGACGGGCTGCCGGACGCGGACGTCGCCGGGCTCTACGCGCTCGTCTTCGAGGCGGCTCCCGAGCGGGCGTCGTCGGTCCTCCATCGAACGGCCGACGGATCGTACGAGTCGGCCAGACTCACCCTCTCGGTCCGCAGCGACGCGTCGGTCCAGGCCGTGACCGCCGACGCGGAGGCGTTCGCGGCGGCGATCGAACGCGCAGCCGCCGAGTCGTCGGAAACCGGAGTGCCAGTCACTCGCGAATCCGGCGACTCGTCCGCGGCGTCGAGGGACCGAGCGACCGGCTCGGCCGCTTCGCCGATTTCGGTCGTCGCGACCGGCGGCCCCGTCGTCACGGCCGCTGTGCAAGACGCGTTGCTCGAGACGTTCGTCCGGGCGTTCGCCGTCACGGTCGTCGTCGTGCTCGTCTTGCTTACCGTCCTCTACTGGGTTCGCCACCGCTCGCTCGCGCTCGGCGTGCTCACGCTCGTCCCCGTGGTCGCCGCGCTCGCGTCGCTCCTCGGCGCGATGGCGCTCCTGTCCGTCCCGTTCAACACAGAGACGGTCGTGATGACGAGCCTGGCGATCGGACTCGGGGTCGACTACAGCATCCACGTGGGCGAGCGATTCGTCTGGGAAGTCGCGGCGCGTCGGGACGCGGCAGTGCGGGGGAGCGAGGAACGTGCGCGCCGACGGAACGAGACCGATCGTCGACCTGGCGTGGACCGATCGGCGGGTCAGTCGTCGGACGACGTCGTTGAAGAGTCGGTCCGGGCGACGGTACAGGGCACCGGCGGCGCCCTCCTCGGGAGCGCCGCGACGACCGCCGCCGGCTTCGGCGTCCTCGCACTGGCGCTCTCGCCGCCACTCCAGCGGTTCGGCCTCGTGACGGGGTTGAGTATCGTCCTCGCGTTCGTCGCGAGCCTGACGGTACTGCCGTCGCTCCTCGTTCTTCGTGAACGGGTGCTCGATCGCTGGTACCGGTGA
- a CDS encoding DUF7521 family protein, giving the protein MLETVLVVVKIGLLVLGSAVSLLAYRAYRRTGIDGLQFFAVGLLIITLGTALVGVLHHAVGIGLTAGLLIESLFIGAGFVVISYALYWR; this is encoded by the coding sequence ATGCTAGAAACCGTACTCGTCGTCGTGAAAATCGGCCTCCTCGTCCTCGGGAGTGCCGTTTCGCTCCTGGCCTATCGCGCCTACCGACGGACCGGGATAGACGGCCTCCAGTTCTTCGCCGTCGGCCTCCTGATCATTACACTCGGGACGGCGCTCGTCGGCGTCCTCCACCACGCAGTCGGCATCGGCCTCACCGCCGGACTACTGATCGAGAGCCTCTTTATTGGGGCCGGCTTCGTCGTCATCAGTTACGCACTCTACTGGCGCTAA
- a CDS encoding transcriptional regulator, which yields MSRSALVGNVTAMLEDAGFVVSDRCAIRPKSFDVAARRGSNVILVKILGNIDAFNEATGHEMRRLGTHLQATPLVIGLRSRDEDLKPDVVYFRHGVPVFSPDTAYNLFIENVPPLIYAAPGGLYVNIDGDLLADEREKRDWSLGRLASELGVSRRTVSKYEDGMNASVEVAMALEELFEDELTSPVDVLDGADDVHDAEPTPEDPAADPDDEDVVATLVRTGFTVHPTNRSPFKAVSTDEGDDDEPVLTGHSAFTKAAEKRAKIMSSIGHVAGTRSVYVVERAKQESVDGTALVEHEELEAVGDAAELRSLIRERADREEAA from the coding sequence ATGTCTCGGTCCGCACTGGTGGGAAACGTCACTGCGATGCTCGAAGACGCAGGCTTCGTGGTGAGTGACCGGTGTGCGATTCGACCGAAGAGCTTCGACGTGGCGGCCCGCCGGGGGTCGAACGTCATCCTCGTGAAGATCCTCGGTAACATCGACGCGTTCAACGAGGCGACCGGCCACGAGATGCGCCGCCTGGGGACCCATCTACAGGCAACGCCGCTCGTGATCGGCCTTCGCAGTCGCGACGAGGATCTCAAACCCGACGTGGTCTACTTCCGTCACGGCGTGCCCGTATTCAGCCCGGACACGGCGTACAACCTCTTCATCGAGAACGTCCCGCCGTTGATCTACGCGGCTCCGGGCGGTCTCTACGTCAACATCGACGGCGATCTGCTGGCCGACGAGCGCGAGAAGCGCGACTGGAGTCTCGGTCGGCTGGCCTCGGAATTGGGCGTCTCCCGCCGGACGGTCTCGAAGTACGAGGACGGGATGAACGCCTCCGTCGAGGTGGCGATGGCGCTCGAAGAGCTGTTCGAGGACGAGCTGACCAGCCCGGTGGACGTCCTCGACGGCGCCGACGACGTCCACGACGCCGAACCGACGCCGGAGGATCCTGCGGCTGACCCGGACGACGAAGACGTCGTCGCGACGCTGGTCCGAACCGGCTTCACCGTCCACCCGACGAACCGATCGCCGTTCAAGGCGGTCAGTACTGACGAAGGGGACGACGACGAGCCGGTCCTGACCGGCCACTCCGCCTTTACGAAGGCGGCCGAAAAGCGCGCGAAGATCATGTCCTCGATCGGCCACGTCGCCGGAACGCGCTCCGTCTACGTCGTCGAACGCGCCAAGCAAGAGTCGGTCGACGGCACGGCCCTCGTCGAACACGAGGAACTGGAGGCCGTCGGGGACGCCGCGGAACTGCGCTCGCTCATTCGTGAACGCGCCGATCGCGAAGAAGCGGCCTGA
- a CDS encoding winged helix-turn-helix domain-containing protein encodes MTRDPGDDADGEPSLEAVLASLEDRDSRRLLALLDSPKSAADLRAETELPRSTLYRKLDGLREADLVREYTEIRRDGPNATLYERDVTGITIEIDDDDEFELEVRRPPAEATDRMAAFWAGMKSESNRDRSTDEDRSREG; translated from the coding sequence ATGACGCGCGACCCAGGAGACGACGCCGACGGGGAGCCGTCGCTGGAGGCCGTCCTCGCGAGCCTCGAGGACCGCGACTCCCGACGACTGCTCGCCCTGCTCGACAGCCCGAAATCCGCCGCCGACCTTCGGGCTGAGACCGAACTCCCACGGTCGACCCTCTACCGGAAGCTGGACGGTCTCAGGGAGGCGGATCTCGTCCGGGAATACACGGAGATTCGCCGCGACGGACCGAACGCGACCCTCTACGAGCGCGACGTCACCGGCATCACCATCGAGATCGATGACGACGACGAGTTCGAACTGGAGGTACGGCGCCCGCCCGCCGAAGCGACCGATCGGATGGCCGCGTTCTGGGCGGGCATGAAATCGGAATCGAACCGGGATCGTTCGACCGACGAGGATCGGTCGCGGGAGGGATAA
- a CDS encoding class I SAM-dependent methyltransferase, with product MSVQQEFDRWATSGRDREMEDEHWHTAKQALAMMPVEAGDTILDLGTGSGYALRALGEIHDLARGVGLDGSPEMTTNAREYAQDDSLDFTVADFHHLPFSDDSVDHVWSMEAFFFAQEPVEMLSEIRRVLRPGGTFFCAVNFFEESEQSHQWQERIDLPMYLWSRQEYRTLFREAGLSVAVQDTIPDEEIEIPPENQFPTDEWETREAMVDRYRTWGTLLTVGVAP from the coding sequence ATGAGCGTTCAACAGGAATTCGATCGATGGGCGACGTCGGGGAGAGATCGTGAGATGGAAGACGAGCACTGGCACACGGCAAAACAGGCTCTCGCGATGATGCCGGTGGAGGCTGGCGATACCATCCTGGATCTCGGTACCGGTTCGGGGTACGCGCTGCGAGCGCTCGGCGAGATACACGACCTCGCCCGGGGCGTTGGGCTCGATGGGAGTCCGGAAATGACGACGAACGCGCGCGAGTACGCGCAAGATGACTCTCTGGATTTCACGGTCGCCGACTTCCATCACCTCCCGTTCTCCGACGACAGTGTCGACCACGTCTGGAGCATGGAGGCGTTCTTCTTCGCGCAGGAGCCGGTCGAGATGCTCTCGGAAATCCGACGGGTGCTCCGCCCCGGCGGGACGTTCTTCTGTGCGGTGAACTTCTTCGAGGAATCCGAACAATCCCATCAGTGGCAGGAGCGGATCGATCTCCCGATGTACCTCTGGAGCCGACAGGAGTATCGAACCCTGTTCCGCGAGGCCGGATTGAGCGTCGCCGTACAGGACACGATTCCGGACGAAGAAATCGAGATTCCTCCCGAGAACCAATTCCCGACCGACGAATGGGAGACTCGCGAAGCGATGGTCGATCGCTATCGGACGTGGGGGACGCTGCTGACCGTCGGTGTCGCACCCTGA